In a genomic window of Fimbriiglobus ruber:
- a CDS encoding SRPBCC family protein produces the protein MVVSKPSTAAASNRDVFITRVFDAPRDLVFRAWTTPEYLARWYAPKGCTTLYRSFDFHPGGTFHSCIRSPNGYECWCIGAYREIVVPERIAYTLVIANEKGSPVDPEAAGMDPNWPQETTVTVTFEGQNGKTKLTLRQTVSELIAKRTGAHPSWLEMLDRLAINLAQD, from the coding sequence ATGGTCGTGTCGAAGCCATCCACGGCGGCCGCCTCGAACCGGGACGTTTTCATCACCCGTGTCTTCGACGCGCCGCGCGACCTCGTATTCCGGGCGTGGACCACGCCCGAGTACTTGGCCCGCTGGTACGCCCCGAAGGGTTGCACGACGCTGTACCGCTCGTTCGACTTCCACCCAGGCGGCACCTTCCACTCCTGCATTCGCAGCCCCAACGGCTACGAGTGCTGGTGCATCGGCGCTTACCGCGAAATCGTCGTCCCGGAGCGGATCGCCTACACTCTCGTCATCGCGAACGAGAAGGGTAGCCCGGTCGATCCCGAGGCCGCCGGCATGGACCCGAACTGGCCACAAGAAACGACTGTAACGGTGACGTTCGAGGGACAAAACGGCAAAACGAAGCTCACGCTCCGCCAGACCGTTTCCGAATTGATCGCGAAGCGAACCGGGGCGCACCCGAGCTGGCTCGAAATGCTCGACCGCCTCGCTATCAATCTGGCTCAAGATTGA
- a CDS encoding NADH-quinone oxidoreductase subunit N: MFLTPDQFADLRFDLALDLRRFAPELVVSATIILLLLARMFPSAGRVHLGGVALGGTMAALLGLLAPALGLWPPLPDGPAFSGLLALDPLAAYLRGLLLAFAVLAVVLTRLTGIPDADDAADFYTLLLGGTLGMMVMVSANHLLMVFVGIEMASLPSYALSGFLKGKKRGSEAALKYVVYGAAASGFMLYGISLLVAALGTGHLPTLAAGYAHALHAGGFPLPLAAGTLLVLVGLGFKLGAVPFHFWLPDVFEGAAAEVGAFLSVASKAAAVGLTARFLLALQAAVAAHGADDPATFLLLPKTIGLGLLVAAALTATLGNLVALAQTNLKRLLAYSTIAHAGYMLMALATMTKAGTAAVLFYLAAYLLMNLGAFAVVAFVRNHSGGDETIAAVRGLLVRSPALTAALTVFLLSLLGLPPLAGFAGKFQVFAAVFDAGRGYALAGASDLGIAFYVLLGIGIVNTVVSAGYYLRILRAAGLDDPVGVDEKGEPVPLGESSGAALYVCVLAAALVALGIWWGPLADLAARAVRGM, translated from the coding sequence ATGTTTCTCACCCCCGACCAGTTCGCCGACCTCCGCTTCGATCTGGCTCTCGACCTCCGGCGCTTCGCGCCGGAACTGGTCGTGTCGGCGACCATCATACTCCTGCTCCTCGCCCGCATGTTCCCGTCGGCCGGCCGCGTCCATTTGGGCGGGGTCGCGCTCGGCGGGACGATGGCCGCGCTCCTCGGCCTGCTCGCCCCGGCCCTCGGCCTCTGGCCGCCGCTGCCGGACGGCCCCGCGTTTTCCGGGTTACTTGCCCTCGACCCGCTCGCCGCGTACCTCCGCGGGCTCTTGCTCGCGTTCGCCGTCCTGGCCGTCGTCCTCACCCGGCTCACCGGCATCCCGGACGCCGACGACGCGGCCGATTTCTACACGCTCCTCCTCGGCGGCACCCTCGGCATGATGGTGATGGTGTCTGCTAACCACCTGCTCATGGTCTTCGTCGGCATCGAGATGGCGAGCCTGCCGAGCTACGCGCTCAGCGGGTTTCTCAAGGGGAAAAAGCGGGGCAGTGAAGCGGCGCTGAAGTACGTGGTGTACGGGGCCGCCGCGTCCGGCTTCATGCTGTACGGCATCAGCCTGCTCGTCGCCGCCCTCGGGACCGGGCACCTGCCGACGCTGGCGGCGGGGTACGCCCACGCCCTGCACGCGGGCGGGTTCCCGCTGCCGCTCGCCGCGGGAACGCTGCTCGTCCTCGTCGGCCTCGGGTTCAAGCTCGGGGCCGTGCCGTTCCACTTCTGGCTGCCGGACGTGTTCGAGGGGGCGGCCGCGGAAGTGGGGGCGTTCCTCTCAGTCGCGTCGAAGGCGGCGGCCGTCGGGCTGACCGCCCGCTTCCTACTCGCCCTGCAAGCGGCCGTCGCCGCGCACGGGGCCGACGACCCGGCGACGTTCCTGCTCCTCCCGAAAACGATCGGCCTCGGCCTCCTTGTCGCTGCCGCGCTTACGGCCACGCTCGGTAACCTCGTCGCCCTCGCGCAGACGAACCTCAAGCGGCTACTCGCGTATTCCACGATCGCGCACGCCGGGTACATGCTCATGGCGCTGGCGACGATGACGAAAGCGGGCACCGCGGCCGTGTTGTTCTACCTCGCCGCGTACCTGCTGATGAACCTCGGCGCGTTCGCCGTCGTGGCGTTCGTTCGCAACCACTCCGGTGGGGACGAGACGATCGCCGCGGTCCGCGGGTTGCTCGTCCGGTCACCGGCGCTGACGGCCGCGCTGACTGTGTTCCTGCTCAGCCTGCTCGGCCTGCCGCCATTGGCCGGGTTCGCCGGGAAGTTCCAGGTGTTCGCCGCCGTGTTCGACGCGGGCCGGGGATACGCACTGGCCGGCGCGAGCGACCTGGGCATCGCGTTTTACGTCCTGCTGGGCATCGGGATCGTGAACACGGTCGTGAGCGCTGGGTATTACCTGCGCATCCTCCGGGCGGCCGGCCTGGACGACCCCGTCGGCGTGGACGAGAAGGGCGAGCCCGTTCCCCTCGGCGAATCGAGCGGGGCGGCCCTGTACGTTTGCGTGCTCGCGGCCGCCCTGGTCGCGCTCGGGATCTGGTGGGGACCGCTGGCGGACCTGGCCGCGCGTGCGGTGCGGGGAATGTAA
- a CDS encoding serine hydrolase domain-containing protein, which translates to MSTGGFSKARLDRMHDIMAGHVERGDIPGLVTLVSRRGEVHVDAIGTKVAGGAGGPVRRDTIFRIASITKPVAAAAAMILVEECKIRLDESIEPWLPELANRRVLKSISSRLDETVPALRAITLRDLLTLRMGFGSVMAMPDTYPIQKLIREYRIGGDGPMLPTQATGPDEWLRKLGSLPLMAQPGERWMYHVSSDVLGVLIARVSGRSLGTFLRERIFDPLGMKDTAFHVPPEKIDRLPVFYFFNRQANQLAVFDGAENSAWRQAPSFESAGGGLVSTIDDYFAFSNMLLNKGKHGREQILSRAAVELMMADHLLPEQRKGAEIFFGGFSSWGFGAAVDIRRHDVFNTPGRYGWTGGFGTTAYTDPAEDMIGILFTQRMMDSPEPPKVFTDFWTLAYGAME; encoded by the coding sequence ATGAGTACCGGCGGATTTTCCAAGGCACGCCTCGACCGCATGCACGACATCATGGCCGGCCACGTCGAGCGCGGCGACATACCCGGCCTCGTCACGCTCGTCAGCCGGCGGGGCGAAGTCCACGTCGACGCGATCGGCACGAAGGTGGCGGGCGGCGCGGGCGGCCCCGTGCGGCGCGACACGATCTTTCGCATCGCGTCCATCACGAAGCCCGTCGCCGCGGCCGCGGCCATGATTCTGGTGGAGGAATGCAAGATCCGGCTCGACGAATCGATCGAGCCGTGGCTGCCGGAACTGGCGAACCGTCGCGTGCTGAAATCGATCTCCTCGCGCCTCGATGAGACGGTGCCCGCGCTGCGCGCGATCACCCTTCGCGACTTGCTGACGCTCCGAATGGGCTTCGGCAGCGTGATGGCCATGCCGGACACCTACCCGATCCAGAAGTTGATCCGCGAGTACCGGATCGGCGGCGACGGCCCGATGCTGCCCACGCAAGCAACCGGCCCGGACGAATGGCTGCGGAAACTCGGTTCGCTGCCGCTGATGGCGCAACCGGGCGAGCGGTGGATGTACCACGTCAGTAGTGACGTACTCGGGGTCTTGATCGCGCGGGTGTCGGGGCGATCACTCGGCACGTTCCTCCGCGAGCGCATCTTCGACCCGCTCGGAATGAAGGACACGGCGTTCCACGTGCCGCCCGAAAAAATCGACCGCCTGCCTGTGTTCTACTTCTTCAACCGCCAGGCGAATCAGCTGGCCGTGTTCGACGGCGCGGAGAATAGTGCGTGGCGGCAGGCGCCGTCGTTCGAGTCGGCCGGGGGCGGGCTCGTCTCGACGATCGACGATTACTTCGCCTTCAGCAACATGTTGCTGAACAAGGGCAAGCACGGCCGCGAGCAGATCCTGTCGCGCGCCGCTGTAGAACTGATGATGGCCGACCACCTCTTGCCCGAACAGCGCAAGGGGGCCGAAATCTTTTTCGGCGGGTTCTCCAGCTGGGGATTCGGAGCGGCGGTGGATATCCGGCGCCACGACGTCTTCAACACCCCGGGCCGGTACGGCTGGACCGGCGGCTTCGGCACGACGGCGTACACCGACCCCGCGGAGGACATGATCGGCATCCTCTTCACGCAGCGCATGATGGACTCGCCGGAGCCACCGAAGGTGTTCACCGACTTCTGGACACTGGCTTACGGGGCCATGGAATAA
- a CDS encoding SRPBCC family protein, translating to MEIAIGIAAAVLVLVAGLLVYIGTRPTNFRIERSTRIDVPSDVVFAIINDLHQWGRWSPYDGRDPAMKKTFEGPNAGPGAVYSWNGNKDVGEGRLTIVDSKLGELVSMKLEFSRPFKCSNQVNFKLAPSAGGTRVSWVMDGKNNFMAKAFSLVVNMDKMVGKDFEQGLANLNAAARVDQQKNQHVA from the coding sequence GTGGAAATCGCCATCGGAATTGCCGCCGCCGTTCTCGTCCTGGTCGCCGGATTGCTCGTCTACATCGGCACCCGCCCGACGAACTTCCGCATCGAGCGGAGTACCCGGATCGACGTGCCCAGCGACGTCGTCTTCGCGATCATCAACGACCTCCACCAGTGGGGCCGGTGGTCCCCCTACGACGGGCGCGACCCTGCCATGAAAAAGACGTTCGAGGGACCAAACGCGGGCCCCGGGGCCGTCTACTCCTGGAACGGAAACAAGGATGTGGGCGAGGGGCGGTTGACGATCGTGGACAGCAAGCTCGGCGAACTCGTCTCCATGAAGCTCGAATTTTCTCGGCCCTTCAAATGCTCGAACCAGGTGAATTTCAAGCTCGCCCCTTCGGCGGGTGGAACCCGGGTCAGCTGGGTCATGGACGGGAAGAATAACTTCATGGCCAAGGCGTTCTCGCTCGTCGTGAACATGGACAAGATGGTCGGCAAAGACTTCGAGCAGGGCCTCGCCAACCTCAACGCCGCCGCGCGGGTCGACCAACAAAAGAATCAACACGTCGCGTAA
- a CDS encoding IS3 family transposase (programmed frameshift): MATKRKTHTAAFKAQVALAAIKGDRTINQVASQYDVHPTLIHAWKKQLLAGAETVFASGVKPTGPPDDKTDELYAQIGRLKVELDWVKKKSAALSVDARRALIDDDHPALSIRRQCALVGLNRSTRYYDPVPETAENLRRMRWIDEQYTRCPFYGSRRITAWLAGQGHEVNRKRVQRLLRIMGLEAIYPRPKLSAGPAHKVYPYLLRGVAIDRVNQVWSADITYVPLPSGFMYLAATIDWFSRSVIAWRLSNTLDGSFCQDMLDDALGRGTPEVFNTDQGVQFTARSWIDRVETAGASVSMDGRGRCLDNVFVERLWRSVKYEDVYLRGYESVSALTSGLRSYFAFYNGQRLHQSLDYRTPAAVYEGTSGG, from the exons ATGGCGACGAAACGAAAAACACACACGGCGGCGTTCAAGGCCCAGGTCGCACTGGCAGCGATCAAGGGGGATCGGACCATCAACCAGGTGGCTTCCCAGTACGATGTCCACCCGACCCTGATCCACGCCTGGAAGAAGCAGTTACTGGCCGGAGCGGAGACGGTGTTCGCGTCCGGGGTCAAGCCGACCGGACCGCCGGACGACAAGACCGACGAGTTGTACGCGCAGATCGGGCGACTCAAGGTCGAACTCGACTGGGTGAAAAAAAAATCTGCCGCCCT CTCGGTTGACGCCCGGCGGGCTCTGATCGACGACGATCACCCCGCGCTGAGCATCCGTCGGCAGTGCGCACTGGTCGGCCTGAACCGGTCGACCCGGTACTACGACCCGGTCCCGGAGACGGCCGAGAATCTCCGGCGGATGCGGTGGATCGATGAGCAATACACCCGGTGCCCGTTCTATGGCAGCCGGCGGATCACCGCGTGGCTGGCGGGTCAGGGCCATGAGGTGAACCGCAAGCGGGTCCAGCGGCTCCTGCGGATCATGGGGTTGGAAGCCATCTACCCGCGGCCGAAATTGTCCGCCGGGCCGGCCCATAAGGTGTACCCATACCTACTCCGGGGCGTCGCGATCGATCGGGTCAACCAGGTCTGGTCGGCCGATATTACATATGTCCCGCTGCCGTCCGGGTTCATGTACCTGGCCGCGACGATTGACTGGTTCAGCCGGTCTGTCATCGCCTGGCGGTTGTCGAACACGCTCGACGGGTCGTTCTGCCAGGACATGCTGGACGACGCGTTGGGCCGGGGCACGCCGGAGGTGTTCAACACCGATCAGGGCGTCCAGTTTACGGCCCGGAGTTGGATCGACCGGGTGGAGACGGCCGGGGCGTCGGTCAGCATGGATGGTCGCGGGCGGTGTCTAGATAATGTATTCGTCGAACGGCTGTGGCGAAGTGTCAAATACGAAGATGTGTATCTACGGGGGTACGAGTCGGTGTCGGCGCTGACGAGCGGGTTACGGTCGTACTTCGCGTTCTACAACGGGCAGCGGTTGCATCAGTCGTTGGACTACCGGACGCCCGCGGCTGTGTACGAGGGGACGTCGGGGGGATGA
- a CDS encoding pentapeptide repeat-containing protein, translating to MREKSLLAVYRLSANGPPVRQVSDEDIQAALDKRDRMTAYGTAIAIEDVADAVDQRWNAGHEAFLNRLRESLFGEPFSLPDVFVEPIGYWSEFVSDPEDDDAPSDVESPRTSTAPRRDGSGKPLHEKRHVIRVLEALKEWLGQSQDNVRILVGPPGAGKSSTARMFAAEVIEKGGRNVLFIPLHRLDLNLPVAAALDKAASELLYPPGVLDPKAEHGPTLLILDGLDELSQQGEGGRQAAQAFAEDVKYALDRCLRAHRSLHILFCGRPIAADHAAEVFRDVKQLYHLLPFFIAKGDRSPNGVAYLGPKAELKIDRRDEWWKRYALALGNSDTAMPEVLRDEKLAIFTAQPLLNFLLALAYRDRETPSKTENAPENPVPPNPFTDDRVPRRMADVYAWLLRKVYDREYESSRHPLIAKVPFADFRDLLGLLGLAAWHTGDGRTATVADAERIAVPLRLTGLLEDYRKSCQTGTTGLFLTFYFRSVGRVPGAKETYEFSIKPFAEHLAAVGIVTAIADAAVRLGKSKNPMDRRNKEVWDENELLWEWLQITGSGVLTAELFEHLCGEVARRVAQEQADAKSWRDAAVALLNYVLQHQFPAEKLKDVPFREMSEQTARAEHALLCVIGACTRALRSNQDRHSPPQHPGVLGDKSDESRWREEYQKWLVEQSWLVRIDWPSKTAAADLIRRIRKQSEKFWERSDLLPLLDLELSEQWLQGCDLSKAILEGASLDGARLDGASLAGARLDGASLTGARLDGAILERAILDKALLDRTSLAGARLDGARLHAASLAGARLDGAFLDGASLIGASLDRADLTGASLDRAVLTGASLVGAILARSSLQVAFLEQAILDRAILDRAVLDRAVLDRTRLVEVSLVGAICEGVRLDTTKKGRELLRSKGAILE from the coding sequence ATGCGTGAGAAAAGTCTGCTTGCGGTCTATCGTCTTTCAGCAAACGGACCTCCGGTCCGCCAAGTGTCCGACGAGGACATCCAGGCAGCCCTCGACAAGCGCGACCGCATGACGGCCTACGGCACAGCCATCGCCATTGAGGATGTCGCAGACGCCGTCGACCAGCGGTGGAACGCTGGGCACGAAGCGTTTCTCAACCGCTTGCGCGAGTCGCTGTTCGGCGAGCCGTTCAGTCTCCCGGATGTGTTCGTTGAGCCGATCGGCTACTGGTCGGAGTTCGTTTCCGACCCAGAGGATGACGATGCCCCTTCAGACGTGGAATCCCCTCGCACTTCGACAGCACCACGCCGCGATGGGTCCGGAAAACCGCTCCACGAGAAACGGCACGTCATTCGAGTGTTGGAGGCATTGAAGGAATGGCTCGGTCAGTCTCAGGATAACGTGCGTATCCTCGTCGGTCCGCCGGGAGCTGGGAAATCGTCGACAGCCCGCATGTTCGCCGCGGAAGTGATCGAGAAAGGCGGGCGGAACGTCCTGTTCATTCCCCTGCATCGGCTAGATTTGAATTTGCCGGTCGCGGCGGCCCTGGACAAAGCCGCCAGCGAACTCTTGTACCCGCCCGGAGTTCTCGATCCGAAAGCCGAACACGGCCCCACGCTCCTGATCCTGGATGGGCTCGACGAGTTGAGTCAGCAAGGTGAGGGGGGGCGGCAAGCGGCTCAGGCCTTTGCCGAAGACGTGAAATACGCACTGGATCGGTGCTTGCGAGCCCACCGTTCGCTTCACATCTTGTTCTGCGGTCGCCCGATTGCCGCCGACCATGCCGCAGAAGTCTTTCGTGATGTGAAGCAACTCTATCACCTCTTGCCGTTCTTCATTGCCAAAGGTGATCGTTCCCCTAACGGGGTTGCGTATCTCGGACCCAAAGCCGAGCTGAAGATCGACCGCAGAGACGAATGGTGGAAGCGTTACGCCTTGGCCCTCGGAAACTCCGATACCGCGATGCCCGAGGTTCTCAGAGACGAAAAGCTCGCGATCTTTACTGCACAGCCGCTCTTAAACTTCCTGCTCGCACTCGCTTATCGGGATCGTGAAACGCCATCGAAGACGGAGAACGCACCGGAAAACCCGGTCCCGCCGAACCCGTTCACCGATGATCGTGTGCCCAGGCGAATGGCCGACGTGTACGCCTGGCTGCTTCGCAAAGTCTATGATCGCGAGTACGAATCGAGCCGTCATCCCCTGATCGCAAAAGTTCCCTTCGCGGATTTCCGCGATCTACTCGGGCTCTTAGGTCTTGCCGCCTGGCACACGGGCGACGGTCGAACGGCCACGGTCGCGGATGCTGAACGGATTGCGGTCCCGCTTCGCCTGACGGGGCTACTAGAGGACTACCGGAAGTCGTGTCAGACCGGCACGACCGGTCTCTTTCTGACTTTTTACTTCCGGAGCGTTGGGCGTGTGCCCGGGGCCAAGGAGACCTACGAGTTTTCCATCAAACCCTTCGCGGAACATCTGGCGGCCGTCGGCATCGTCACCGCGATCGCGGACGCCGCGGTACGCCTTGGAAAATCCAAAAACCCAATGGACCGGCGCAACAAGGAAGTTTGGGACGAAAACGAACTCTTGTGGGAATGGTTGCAAATTACCGGCTCCGGTGTACTGACCGCCGAACTCTTCGAGCATTTGTGTGGGGAGGTCGCACGGCGGGTTGCACAAGAACAGGCCGATGCGAAATCGTGGCGCGACGCGGCCGTCGCATTGCTCAACTACGTGCTACAGCACCAGTTCCCGGCGGAAAAGTTAAAGGACGTTCCGTTCCGGGAAATGAGCGAGCAGACGGCCCGCGCCGAACACGCCCTACTCTGTGTTATTGGAGCTTGCACGCGGGCTCTCCGTTCAAACCAAGATCGCCACTCACCCCCCCAGCATCCGGGGGTTCTGGGGGATAAATCGGACGAATCGCGATGGCGTGAGGAGTACCAGAAGTGGCTTGTTGAGCAATCCTGGCTCGTCCGTATCGATTGGCCATCCAAAACAGCTGCCGCGGATCTCATTCGTCGGATCCGCAAACAGAGCGAAAAATTCTGGGAACGCAGTGATCTACTTCCGCTACTCGACCTCGAATTGAGTGAACAATGGCTGCAGGGATGCGATTTGTCAAAGGCGATACTTGAGGGAGCGAGCCTGGACGGGGCGAGGCTGGACGGGGCGAGCCTGGCTGGGGCGAGGCTGGACGGGGCGAGTCTGACTGGGGCGAGGTTGGACGGGGCGATTCTGGAGAGAGCGATCCTTGATAAAGCACTCCTTGATAGGACAAGTCTAGCCGGGGCAAGATTGGATGGGGCGAGATTACACGCCGCGAGTCTAGCTGGGGCGAGATTGGATGGGGCGTTTCTTGACGGAGCAAGCCTAATCGGGGCAAGTCTGGACCGGGCAGACCTAACCGGGGCAAGTCTGGACCGGGCAGTCCTAACCGGGGCGAGCCTAGTTGGGGCGATTCTGGCCAGGAGTAGTCTGCAAGTGGCGTTCTTAGAACAGGCGATCTTGGACCGGGCGATCTTGGACCGGGCGGTCTTGGACCGAGCGGTCTTGGACCGGACGAGGCTGGTTGAGGTAAGCCTAGTCGGTGCAATCTGCGAAGGTGTCCGCCTCGATACCACAAAGAAAGGCCGCGAGTTGCTGCGCTCAAAAGGCGCGATCCTGGAATAG